A single genomic interval of Macaca nemestrina isolate mMacNem1 chromosome 14, mMacNem.hap1, whole genome shotgun sequence harbors:
- the LOC105498795 gene encoding nucleoredoxin-like protein 2 has translation MVDILGGRHLVTRKGAAVEAEAALQNKVVALYFAAARCGPSRDFTQLLCDFYTALVAEARRPAPFEVVFVSADDSSQEMLNFMRELHGTWLALPFHDPYRHELRKRYNVTAIPKLVIVKQNGEVITNKGRKQIRERGLACFQDWVEAADIFQNFCG, from the exons ATGGTTGACATTCTGGGCGGGCGGCACCTGGTGACCCGTAAGGGCGCGGCGGTGGAGGCCGAGGCGGCGCTACAGAACAAGGTGGTGGCACTGTACTTCGCGGCGGCCCGGTGCGGGCCGAGCCGCGACTTCACGCAGCTGCTCTGCGACTTCTACACGGCGCTGGTGGCCGAGGCGCGGCGGCCCGCGCCTTTCGAAGTAGTCTTCGTGTCAGCCGACGACAGCTCCCAGGAGATGCTGAACTTCATGCGCGAGCTGCATGGCACCTGGCTGGCGCTGCCCTTCCATGACCCCTACCGGCA tgagctgaggaaGAGGTACAACGTCACAGCCATCCCCAAGCTTGTGATTGTGAAACAAAATGGGGAGGTCATCACCAACAAAGGGCGGAAGCAGATCCGGGAGCGGGGGCTGGCCTGCTTCCAGGACTGGGTGGAGGCAGCCGATATCTTCCAGAATTTCTGCGGTTGA